A single region of the Sphingobium sp. TKS genome encodes:
- the ahcY gene encoding adenosylhomocysteinase gives MATAPATQAQDYVIRDIGLAAFGRKEIEIAETEMPGLMALRAEFGASKPLKGARITGSLHMTIQTAVLIETLAELGAEIRWASCNIFSTQDHAAAAIAASGIPVFAVKGETLEEYWDYVIRIFDWGDTVCNMILDDGGDATMFALWGARVEAGEELFTPGNEEEEIFVATLKRFLAERPGYLTQTVAAIKGVSEETTTGVHRLYELAKKGKLPFPAINVNDSVTKSKFDNLYGCKESLVDAIRRATDVMLAGKVACVAGFGDVGKGSAASLRNGGARVLVTEVDPICALQAAMEGYEVVTMEEAATRADIFVTATGNEAVITVDHMRAMKNMAIVCNIGHFDSEIEIAGLNNMAWTEIKPQVDEVQFPDGKKIIVLAKGRLVNLGCATGHPSFVMSSSFTNQVLAQIELWTKADTYKNEVYVLPKHLDEKVAALHLEKLGVKLSKLTPKQAAYIGVSAEGPFKPDHYRY, from the coding sequence GTGGCCACTGCACCCGCCACCCAGGCGCAGGATTATGTGATCCGCGACATCGGCCTTGCCGCTTTCGGCCGCAAGGAAATCGAGATCGCAGAAACCGAAATGCCGGGTCTGATGGCCCTGCGCGCCGAATTCGGCGCATCGAAGCCGCTCAAGGGCGCGCGCATCACCGGCTCGCTGCACATGACGATCCAGACCGCCGTGCTGATCGAGACGCTGGCCGAGCTGGGCGCCGAGATCCGCTGGGCCTCGTGCAACATCTTTTCGACCCAGGATCACGCCGCCGCCGCCATCGCTGCGAGCGGCATCCCCGTTTTCGCCGTTAAGGGCGAGACGCTGGAAGAATATTGGGACTATGTCATCCGCATCTTCGACTGGGGTGACACGGTCTGCAACATGATCCTGGACGATGGCGGCGACGCCACCATGTTCGCGCTGTGGGGCGCCCGCGTCGAGGCCGGGGAAGAACTGTTCACCCCCGGCAATGAGGAAGAGGAAATCTTCGTCGCGACGCTGAAGCGTTTCCTGGCCGAACGTCCGGGCTATCTGACCCAGACCGTCGCCGCGATCAAGGGCGTGTCGGAAGAGACCACCACCGGCGTCCACCGCCTCTATGAGCTGGCGAAGAAGGGCAAGCTCCCCTTCCCGGCGATCAACGTCAACGACAGCGTTACCAAGTCGAAGTTCGACAATCTCTACGGCTGCAAGGAATCGCTGGTCGACGCCATCCGCCGCGCCACCGACGTCATGCTGGCCGGCAAGGTCGCCTGCGTCGCCGGGTTCGGTGACGTCGGCAAGGGTTCGGCCGCGTCGCTGCGCAATGGCGGCGCCCGCGTGCTGGTGACGGAGGTTGATCCGATCTGTGCGCTTCAGGCCGCGATGGAAGGCTATGAAGTCGTGACGATGGAAGAGGCGGCCACCCGCGCCGACATCTTCGTCACCGCGACCGGCAACGAAGCCGTCATCACCGTTGACCACATGCGCGCGATGAAGAATATGGCGATCGTCTGCAACATCGGCCATTTCGACAGCGAGATCGAGATTGCCGGCCTCAACAACATGGCATGGACCGAGATCAAGCCGCAGGTGGACGAGGTTCAGTTCCCCGACGGCAAGAAGATCATCGTTCTGGCGAAGGGCCGCCTGGTCAATCTGGGTTGCGCCACCGGCCATCCCAGCTTTGTGATGTCCTCCTCCTTCACCAACCAGGTGCTGGCGCAGATCGAACTGTGGACCAAGGCGGACACCTACAAGAACGAGGTCTATGTGCTGCCCAAGCATCTGGACGAGAAGGTCGCCGCGCTTCACCTGGAAAAGCTGGGCGTGAAGCTGTCCAAGCTGACCCCCAAGCAGGCCGCCTATATCGGCGTGTCGGCCGAAGGCCCGTTCAAGCCGGATCATTACCGCTACTAA
- a CDS encoding YqgE/AlgH family protein: MTSARSYAGQFLLALPGMEDMRFDHSVIAMCVHDANGALGIAVSDEIDGVTLHDLLESFDIEPGDVADMPVLRGGPVEPRRGFVLHSLDWTGHDMVEVGEGWGLSGSLEILKAIAEGRGPSRYLVALGYAGWGAGQLDEEMSGESWFPTTCTAGLLFDVPATRKWSAAYAAAGVDASHLVSGAGSA, from the coding sequence ATGACCAGCGCGCGTTCTTATGCCGGACAGTTTCTCCTCGCCCTGCCGGGCATGGAGGATATGCGTTTCGATCATTCCGTCATCGCCATGTGCGTGCATGACGCAAATGGCGCGCTGGGTATCGCCGTCAGTGATGAGATTGACGGCGTCACCCTGCATGACCTGCTGGAGAGCTTCGACATCGAGCCGGGCGACGTTGCGGACATGCCCGTGCTGCGCGGAGGGCCGGTCGAGCCGCGTCGCGGCTTCGTGCTGCATTCGCTCGACTGGACCGGCCATGACATGGTCGAAGTGGGGGAGGGCTGGGGTCTGTCCGGTTCGCTGGAAATCCTGAAAGCCATTGCGGAAGGCAGGGGGCCGAGTCGCTATCTGGTCGCGCTGGGCTATGCCGGATGGGGTGCGGGGCAGCTCGACGAGGAAATGAGCGGCGAAAGCTGGTTTCCGACGACGTGCACCGCCGGGCTTTTGTTCGATGTGCCCGCGACGCGAAAATGGTCGGCCGCCTATGCCGCCGCCGGAGTCGATGCCTCCCATCTGGTCAGCGGCGCGGGGTCGGCCTGA
- a CDS encoding peroxiredoxin: MTISKGDRIPSTTFVKMTENGPEQVASDEYFAGRTVALFSVPGAFTPTCSARHLPGFVDKAEELKGKGVDEIACTAVNDAFVMGAWSKSANADGKVTMLADGNADFAQAVGLTMDGSKFGMGTRGQRFSMIVKDGVVSELNVEAPGDFKVSSAEYLLEQI; this comes from the coding sequence ATGACCATTTCGAAGGGCGATCGCATCCCCAGCACCACTTTCGTCAAGATGACCGAAAACGGCCCGGAACAGGTCGCTTCGGACGAATATTTCGCGGGCCGCACGGTCGCGCTTTTCTCCGTGCCGGGAGCCTTCACGCCCACCTGTTCGGCGCGCCATCTGCCCGGTTTCGTCGACAAGGCGGAAGAATTGAAGGGCAAGGGCGTCGACGAGATCGCCTGCACCGCCGTCAACGACGCCTTCGTCATGGGCGCCTGGAGCAAGTCCGCCAACGCCGATGGCAAGGTGACGATGCTGGCCGACGGCAATGCCGATTTCGCGCAGGCGGTGGGCCTCACGATGGACGGCAGCAAGTTCGGCATGGGCACGCGCGGCCAGCGTTTCTCGATGATCGTCAAGGATGGCGTGGTCAGCGAACTGAACGTCGAAGCGCCGGGCGACTTCAAGGTGTCGTCGGCGGAATATCTGCTGGAACAGATCTGA
- a CDS encoding AMP nucleosidase produces MTRSIGSAIVAELDELYRKSVGNLREAMRAYARDGSVPPPEAKTDGRFCYPELRVTHHGESDAPPPGRSFARLSKPGRYVTTITRPAMFSDYMAEQIDLLVRDYGVTVETGISAQQIPFPYVLDGLDMSALDGTPPTELARYFPATELAEIGDEIADGLFTPDAEGERPLALFDGLRTDFSLARLKHYTGTPAEHVQRYILFTNYHRYVDEFVAWACAELQGEGSRYTALSGAGGVYVTPETADPAQMIADSAWRKHQMPAYHLIAPDRSGITLVNIGVGPSNAKTICDHLAVVRPEAWLMIGHCGGLRPSQRIGDYVLAHAYLRDDHVLDEMLPPEIPVPAIAEVQVALAKAAEAVLGGGDREDFKRRLRTGTVVTTDDRNWELRYSSSALRFSLSRAVGIDMESATIAAQGYRFRVPYGTLLCVSDKPIHGELKLPGQANRFYEEAIAGHLRVGLMTCELLRQEGPKLHSRKLRAFNEPPFR; encoded by the coding sequence ATGACAAGAAGCATCGGCAGTGCGATCGTCGCTGAACTCGACGAACTCTATCGGAAATCCGTCGGCAATCTCCGCGAGGCCATGCGCGCCTACGCCCGCGACGGCAGTGTTCCGCCGCCCGAAGCCAAGACGGACGGGCGCTTTTGCTATCCGGAACTGCGGGTCACCCATCATGGGGAGTCGGACGCGCCGCCGCCGGGTCGCTCCTTTGCGCGACTGTCGAAACCGGGCCGTTATGTCACCACCATCACCCGTCCCGCCATGTTCAGTGATTATATGGCGGAACAGATCGACCTGCTCGTCCGCGACTATGGCGTGACGGTGGAAACGGGCATCAGCGCCCAGCAGATTCCCTTTCCCTATGTTCTGGACGGGCTGGACATGAGCGCGTTGGACGGCACGCCGCCCACCGAACTCGCCCGCTATTTCCCCGCGACCGAACTGGCAGAAATCGGGGACGAGATCGCGGACGGCCTGTTCACGCCGGATGCGGAGGGCGAAAGGCCGCTTGCCCTGTTCGACGGTCTGCGCACTGATTTTTCGCTCGCGCGCCTCAAACATTATACCGGCACTCCGGCCGAGCATGTGCAGCGATACATATTGTTCACCAACTATCACCGCTATGTGGACGAATTCGTGGCCTGGGCCTGCGCCGAGTTGCAGGGGGAGGGATCGCGCTACACCGCGCTTTCCGGGGCGGGCGGGGTCTATGTCACCCCGGAAACCGCCGATCCGGCGCAGATGATCGCGGACAGCGCCTGGCGCAAGCATCAGATGCCTGCCTATCACCTGATCGCGCCGGACCGCAGCGGCATCACGCTGGTCAATATCGGCGTCGGCCCGTCCAACGCCAAGACGATCTGCGACCATCTGGCGGTCGTGCGACCGGAAGCCTGGCTGATGATCGGCCATTGCGGCGGCCTGCGCCCCAGCCAGCGGATCGGGGACTATGTGCTGGCCCACGCCTATTTGCGCGACGACCATGTGCTGGACGAGATGCTGCCGCCGGAAATTCCCGTCCCAGCTATCGCGGAAGTTCAGGTGGCGCTCGCCAAGGCGGCGGAAGCTGTGCTGGGCGGCGGCGATCGGGAGGATTTCAAGCGGCGGCTGCGCACAGGCACGGTCGTCACAACGGATGATCGCAACTGGGAACTGCGCTATTCCAGTTCGGCTTTACGCTTCAGCCTGTCGCGGGCAGTCGGCATCGACATGGAGTCGGCCACCATTGCGGCGCAGGGCTATCGCTTCCGCGTGCCTTATGGGACTTTGCTCTGCGTATCGGACAAGCCGATCCATGGCGAGTTGAAGCTGCCGGGACAGGCCAACCGCTTTTACGAGGAAGCGATTGCCGGCCATTTGCGCGTGGGCCTCATGACCTGCGAGCTGTTGCGCCAAGAGGGACCGAAGCTGCACAGCCGCAAACTGCGCGCCTTCAACGAGCCGCCTTTCCGGTGA
- a CDS encoding alpha/beta fold hydrolase translates to MSDLPIEKLEIEGLGGLPIAVHVVGEGRDLVLIHGYFSNAWTNWIRYGHAARLVEAGFRLIMPDLRGHGESGKPHDAAAYPPDALTEDGLALVEQLGLTDYDLGGYSLGARTTVRMLARGATPRRVILAGMGLRGLVQTLDNGGYYRNVLTNLGTFERGTSEWMTEAFLKTTKGDPVAMLHILNTFVDTPKEVIAGFEQPIEIICGAEDRDNGVAQELADVLPNGRYVEIPGNHMNAVTRKELGQAMVDFLTA, encoded by the coding sequence GTGTCCGACCTGCCGATCGAAAAGCTGGAGATCGAGGGGTTGGGCGGGCTGCCGATCGCTGTGCATGTTGTAGGTGAGGGCCGCGACCTGGTTCTGATCCACGGCTATTTCTCCAACGCCTGGACCAACTGGATACGCTACGGTCATGCCGCCAGACTGGTGGAGGCCGGTTTTCGGCTCATCATGCCCGACCTGCGCGGCCATGGCGAAAGCGGCAAGCCGCATGACGCCGCCGCCTATCCGCCGGACGCGCTGACCGAGGATGGGCTGGCGCTGGTGGAGCAGCTTGGGCTGACCGACTATGATCTGGGCGGCTATTCGCTGGGCGCGCGGACGACGGTGCGGATGCTGGCGCGGGGGGCGACGCCGCGTCGGGTCATTCTGGCGGGCATGGGGTTGCGCGGTCTTGTCCAGACGCTCGACAATGGCGGCTATTATCGCAACGTCCTCACCAACCTCGGCACCTTCGAGCGCGGCACGTCCGAATGGATGACCGAGGCGTTCCTCAAGACCACCAAGGGCGATCCGGTGGCGATGCTGCACATCCTAAACACCTTCGTCGATACGCCGAAGGAGGTCATCGCCGGGTTCGAGCAGCCCATCGAGATCATTTGCGGGGCGGAGGATCGGGATAATGGCGTGGCCCAGGAACTGGCCGATGTGCTGCCCAATGGGCGTTATGTCGAAATTCCGGGGAACCATATGAATGCCGTGACCCGGAAGGAGCTGGGGCAGGCGATGGTGGATTTCCTGACGGCCTGA
- a CDS encoding DUF2238 domain-containing protein, translated as MISGAVAVWKTVPVVQRRMILLLIVAIIAANIDQPYPELAPLQHGPTVVLALAAPWLLRRWPLSNGSVGSILLFLLLHTLGGRYIYSYVPYDVWARAISGHDISGTFGFARNGYDRLVHFAFGVLLTAPLAEAARRYGVMRMGWSLAFAFAAVGCVGALYEIFEWLLSVVAAGQTADWYNGQQGDMWDPQKDMAVAQVGSLAALVWLAATRQGRAEVISADAN; from the coding sequence ATGATCTCCGGCGCTGTGGCTGTCTGGAAAACCGTTCCAGTCGTCCAGCGCCGGATGATCCTGTTGCTGATCGTGGCCATAATCGCCGCCAATATCGATCAGCCCTATCCCGAACTCGCGCCGCTCCAGCATGGGCCGACTGTCGTGCTGGCCTTAGCCGCGCCGTGGCTGCTGCGCCGCTGGCCTTTGTCGAACGGGTCGGTCGGAAGCATTCTCCTCTTTCTGCTGCTACATACGCTGGGAGGGCGGTACATCTATTCCTACGTGCCCTATGATGTCTGGGCGCGGGCGATCAGCGGCCATGATATTTCCGGTACCTTCGGATTTGCGCGCAACGGCTATGACAGGCTGGTGCATTTCGCCTTCGGGGTCTTGCTGACCGCACCTTTAGCCGAGGCGGCGCGGCGTTATGGCGTCATGCGGATGGGCTGGAGCCTGGCCTTTGCTTTTGCGGCGGTGGGTTGCGTGGGCGCACTCTACGAGATTTTCGAATGGCTGCTGAGCGTGGTCGCGGCCGGACAGACCGCCGACTGGTATAACGGCCAGCAGGGCGACATGTGGGATCCGCAAAAGGACATGGCGGTGGCTCAGGTCGGCAGCCTGGCCGCGCTGGTCTGGCTTGCTGCCACTCGACAAGGGCGCGCGGAGGTCATATCGGCGGACGCGAATTAG
- a CDS encoding aspartate-semialdehyde dehydrogenase, which produces MGYKVVVVGATGNVGREMLTILAEREFPIDEIAAVASPRSHGTEIDFGDTGKTLKCKNIEHFDFTGWDIALFAAGSGPTAIYAPKAAAAGCVVIDNSSLYRMDPDVPLIVPEVNPDAIDGYKKKNIIANPNCSTAQMVVALKPLHDAATIKRVVVATYQSVSGAGKEGMDELFEQSRNIFVGDPAEPKKFTKQIAFNVIPHIDVFLDDGSTKEEWKMVAETKKILDPKVKVTATCVRVPVFVGHSEALNIEFEKEISAKEAQDILREAPGVMLVDKREDGGYVTPVECVGDYATFVSRVREDSTIDNGLNLWCVSDNLRKGAALNAVQIAELLGRRHLKKG; this is translated from the coding sequence ATGGGTTACAAGGTCGTCGTCGTTGGTGCCACCGGCAATGTGGGCCGCGAGATGCTGACCATTCTCGCTGAGCGCGAGTTCCCTATTGACGAGATCGCGGCGGTTGCCTCGCCCCGGTCGCACGGCACCGAAATCGACTTCGGTGATACCGGCAAGACGCTCAAATGTAAGAATATCGAGCATTTCGACTTCACCGGCTGGGATATTGCCCTGTTCGCCGCAGGCTCCGGCCCGACGGCGATATATGCGCCAAAGGCGGCGGCGGCCGGCTGCGTAGTGATCGACAATAGCTCGCTCTACCGCATGGACCCTGACGTGCCGCTGATCGTGCCCGAAGTGAACCCGGATGCGATCGACGGTTACAAGAAGAAGAACATCATCGCGAACCCGAATTGCTCGACCGCGCAGATGGTCGTTGCCTTGAAGCCGCTGCATGACGCCGCGACGATCAAGCGCGTCGTCGTCGCCACCTACCAGTCGGTTTCCGGCGCGGGCAAGGAAGGCATGGACGAGCTGTTCGAACAGTCGCGCAACATCTTCGTCGGTGATCCGGCCGAGCCGAAGAAGTTCACCAAGCAGATCGCCTTCAACGTGATCCCGCATATCGACGTCTTCCTGGACGATGGTTCGACCAAGGAAGAATGGAAGATGGTCGCGGAAACCAAGAAGATCCTCGATCCCAAGGTGAAGGTCACGGCAACCTGTGTGCGTGTGCCGGTGTTCGTCGGTCACTCCGAGGCGCTGAACATCGAGTTCGAGAAGGAAATCTCAGCCAAGGAAGCGCAGGACATCCTGCGTGAAGCGCCGGGCGTGATGCTCGTCGACAAGCGGGAGGATGGCGGATACGTCACCCCAGTCGAGTGCGTGGGCGACTATGCCACCTTCGTCAGCCGCGTGCGCGAGGACTCGACCATCGATAACGGCCTGAACCTCTGGTGCGTCAGCGACAATCTCCGCAAGGGCGCGGCGCTCAATGCCGTGCAGATTGCGGAGTTGCTGGGCCGCCGTCACCTGAAGAAGGGCTAA